The following are encoded together in the Flavobacteriales bacterium genome:
- a CDS encoding FdhF/YdeP family oxidoreductase, with amino-acid sequence MADSHHPHAHNPLREEPIKVGDPHTDSAGLGALTSVGKQVVKYMRPGEAVKLMAQLNQKGGFDCPGCAWPDPDDDRATLSEYCENGIKAIAEEAQRQRIGAEFFARHSIDELATWTDFEIGKAGRLAEPMYRAEGDDHYRPIAWEDAFNKLGKHLQSLDDPDEAVFYTSGRTTNEAAFLYQLFVREFGTSNLPDCSNMCHEASGKALSETLGIGKGSVTLDDLHKAELIFVIGQNPGTNHPRMLSALEKCKENGGKIISVNPLAEAGLIRFTDPKKPWKMITGGSPLTDIHLPVMINQDVALFKAIMLELLEREESKGDVFDHDFIRVNTHGYEAFIQDLKTYNKADCARASGISLETISTVVDLIESRDRIIICWAMGLTQHENAVDNIRELVNLLLLKGSMAKEGAGTCPVRGHSNVQGDRTVGIWEAAPQAFLDKIEAKYGFKPNPNHGYAVVDAIQAMHENKVKVFVGMGGNFLSAAPDTDYTAQGFNNCELTVHVSTKLNRSHLVTGKEALIFPCLGRTEKDIKATGLQKQSVENSMGVVHTTQGVLEPCSEQLLSEVEVICRMAHATLGDRSQVQWMDYVSDYSLIRDDIAEVVDGFTDYNRKLLEPSGFYLPNGARIGQFKTESGKAQFSLNKLPEWTLAEDELMMMTIRSHDQFNTTIYGLDDRYRGVYNGRRVIFMHPKDMEARGLTEKDIVDITSTYDGQLRKTEHFKVIPYEIPRSCCATYYPETNVLVPI; translated from the coding sequence ATGGCCGATTCCCATCATCCTCACGCACATAATCCCCTCCGTGAAGAACCCATCAAGGTGGGTGATCCACATACCGACAGTGCAGGACTGGGCGCACTTACTTCCGTAGGAAAACAAGTGGTCAAGTACATGCGGCCCGGTGAAGCGGTCAAGCTCATGGCCCAGCTCAATCAGAAGGGTGGTTTTGACTGTCCCGGTTGCGCATGGCCCGATCCGGATGACGATCGTGCAACCCTGAGCGAGTACTGCGAGAATGGTATCAAGGCCATTGCTGAAGAAGCGCAACGTCAACGGATCGGTGCCGAGTTCTTCGCCAGACATTCCATCGATGAATTGGCCACTTGGACCGATTTCGAGATCGGCAAGGCCGGTCGATTGGCCGAACCCATGTATCGAGCAGAAGGCGATGACCATTACCGCCCTATCGCTTGGGAGGATGCTTTCAATAAACTGGGCAAACACCTTCAGTCCCTGGATGACCCAGATGAGGCCGTCTTCTACACGTCAGGACGGACAACCAATGAAGCGGCATTCCTCTATCAGCTCTTTGTACGTGAATTCGGCACCTCCAATCTTCCCGATTGCTCCAACATGTGTCACGAGGCCAGTGGAAAGGCCCTCTCTGAGACCTTGGGAATCGGGAAAGGATCGGTCACCTTGGATGATCTGCATAAGGCTGAATTGATCTTCGTCATCGGCCAGAATCCCGGTACCAATCACCCACGTATGCTATCGGCACTGGAAAAGTGCAAGGAGAATGGCGGGAAGATCATCTCGGTCAACCCTTTGGCTGAAGCCGGACTCATCCGATTCACCGACCCCAAGAAACCATGGAAGATGATCACTGGAGGTTCACCTTTGACCGATATCCATCTGCCCGTCATGATCAATCAGGATGTGGCGCTCTTCAAGGCCATCATGCTGGAACTACTCGAGAGGGAAGAAAGCAAGGGGGATGTCTTCGATCACGATTTCATCCGAGTGAATACTCACGGTTACGAGGCCTTTATCCAAGACCTAAAGACCTACAATAAGGCCGACTGTGCGCGGGCTTCAGGTATCTCATTGGAGACCATAAGCACGGTGGTAGACCTCATCGAATCACGGGACCGCATCATCATCTGCTGGGCCATGGGACTTACTCAGCACGAGAATGCCGTGGACAACATCCGCGAACTGGTCAATCTGCTCCTTCTCAAAGGGAGTATGGCCAAAGAAGGCGCAGGTACCTGTCCGGTTCGTGGACATAGCAATGTGCAAGGCGACCGCACCGTGGGAATCTGGGAGGCCGCACCGCAGGCATTCTTGGATAAGATAGAAGCCAAATACGGATTCAAACCCAATCCAAATCACGGCTATGCCGTGGTGGATGCCATACAGGCCATGCATGAGAACAAGGTCAAGGTGTTTGTAGGGATGGGTGGGAATTTCCTCTCGGCCGCGCCCGATACCGACTATACGGCCCAAGGATTCAACAACTGCGAGCTGACCGTACATGTGAGCACAAAGCTCAATCGCTCCCATCTGGTCACCGGAAAGGAAGCACTGATCTTCCCTTGCCTGGGTCGCACGGAGAAGGACATCAAGGCTACGGGCCTGCAGAAACAGAGTGTGGAGAACAGCATGGGTGTAGTGCATACGACCCAGGGCGTGCTGGAACCTTGTAGCGAACAGCTCTTGAGCGAAGTGGAGGTCATCTGCCGGATGGCCCATGCCACATTGGGTGACCGCAGTCAGGTGCAATGGATGGACTATGTGAGTGACTACAGCCTCATACGCGATGACATCGCTGAAGTGGTGGATGGATTTACGGACTACAACCGCAAGCTCTTGGAACCTTCTGGATTCTATCTGCCCAACGGTGCGCGTATCGGTCAGTTCAAGACCGAAAGCGGCAAAGCACAGTTCTCCCTCAACAAGCTACCCGAATGGACCCTGGCCGAAGACGAACTCATGATGATGACCATACGCAGTCATGATCAGTTCAATACGACCATCTATGGCCTGGATGACCGCTATCGTGGGGTGTACAATGGCAGAAGAGTGATCTTCATGCATCCAAAGGATATGGAAGCACGCGGCCTCACCGAGAAGGACATCGTGGATATCACCTCGACCTATGATGGTCAGCTGCGTAAAACAGAGCATTTCAAGGTCATCCCCTACGAGATTCCTCGCTCATGTTGCGCGACCTATTATCCGGAGACAAATGTACTCGTACCTATTC